Proteins encoded by one window of Blautia faecicola:
- a CDS encoding dihydroorotase, which yields MKILIKNGHVIDPDTKLDQVADVLLEDDKIQEVKENIKEEADRVIDARGCYVMPGLIDMHVHLRDPGLTHKEDVFTGSKAAARGGVTTLVAMPNTKPVIDNPERLSYVKNKATQCNLVNVLQAGAITQGMKGEELSDIEGMVRAGAPAISEDGKSVMNAQIYKEAMQIAARMNIPVLAHCEDIHMVNGGCMNEDTNSEKFGLPGICNAVEDTIVARDILIAKDTGCHLHLCHCSTKDSEVMLRLAKEEGISVSGEVCPHHFTLTSDDIVEGDTNYKMNPPLRTKEDRQALLEGLKNDVFDVISTDHAPHTMVEKGVSMKSAPFGIVGLETSVSLTITELVDKGWITPMQMAEKMSYNPAKILHLANKGSLKPGKDADVVVIDPKESYVIDVKDFVSKGKNTPFHGKKVNGKVKVTICGGRVVYEDK from the coding sequence ATGAAAATCCTGATAAAAAATGGTCATGTGATCGATCCGGATACAAAGCTGGATCAGGTTGCAGATGTACTGTTGGAAGATGATAAGATCCAGGAAGTGAAAGAGAACATCAAAGAAGAAGCCGATCGGGTGATCGATGCCAGAGGCTGCTACGTCATGCCGGGGCTGATCGATATGCATGTACATCTGCGCGATCCGGGGCTGACACATAAAGAGGATGTATTTACCGGATCGAAGGCTGCGGCAAGGGGTGGTGTTACAACACTGGTTGCTATGCCAAACACAAAACCGGTCATTGATAATCCGGAACGACTTTCTTATGTGAAAAATAAAGCAACGCAGTGTAATCTGGTCAATGTCCTGCAGGCAGGAGCTATCACTCAGGGGATGAAAGGCGAGGAACTTTCTGATATTGAAGGGATGGTTCGGGCGGGCGCGCCGGCGATCAGTGAGGATGGAAAATCTGTTATGAATGCGCAGATTTATAAAGAAGCGATGCAGATTGCAGCACGCATGAATATTCCGGTACTGGCACATTGTGAAGATATTCATATGGTAAACGGCGGCTGTATGAATGAAGATACCAATTCCGAGAAGTTTGGTCTGCCTGGAATTTGTAACGCAGTGGAAGATACTATTGTAGCAAGAGATATTTTGATCGCAAAAGATACCGGATGCCACCTGCATCTTTGTCATTGTTCCACAAAAGACAGTGAAGTGATGCTGCGTCTGGCAAAAGAAGAAGGAATCTCTGTATCCGGTGAAGTATGCCCCCATCATTTTACACTGACTTCGGATGATATCGTGGAAGGTGATACTAATTATAAGATGAATCCACCACTGCGCACAAAAGAAGACCGGCAGGCACTTCTGGAAGGACTGAAAAATGATGTCTTTGATGTGATCAGCACCGACCATGCACCACATACGATGGTGGAAAAGGGTGTTTCTATGAAGAGCGCGCCGTTTGGTATCGTGGGACTGGAAACCAGTGTATCTCTGACCATCACCGAACTGGTGGACAAAGGATGGATCACACCGATGCAGATGGCAGAAAAGATGAGTTACAATCCGGCGAAGATCCTGCATCTTGCCAACAAAGGATCCCTGAAACCGGGAAAAGATGCGGATGTGGTTGTGATCGATCCGAAAGAATCGTATGTGATCGATGTGAAAGATTTTGTATCGAAGGGTAAGAACACACCGTTCCAT
- a CDS encoding cold-shock protein has protein sequence MNKGTVKWFNAEKGYGFITGEDGADVFVHFSAIQGEGFKSLDEGQAVTYDLTEGARGMQAANVVKL, from the coding sequence ATGAACAAGGGAACTGTAAAATGGTTCAATGCTGAAAAAGGCTATGGTTTCATCACAGGAGAAGACGGAGCAGATGTATTCGTTCATTTCTCTGCAATCCAGGGAGAAGGCTTCAAATCCTTAGACGAAGGACAGGCTGTAACTTATGATTTAACCGAAGGCGCTCGCGGAATGCAGGCAGCTAACGTTGTAAAATTATAA
- a CDS encoding DUF6783 domain-containing protein codes for MQAPLCGIFYPYSVAVARYAALIRIKSPTNWDSQLTKSLFQTRSSQGTAKGG; via the coding sequence CTGCAAGCCCCACTTTGCGGTATATTTTACCCTTATTCGGTTGCCGTAGCCCGCTACGCCGCCCTCATTCGGATAAAATCTCCCACAAACTGGGACTCGCAGCTCACGAAAAGCCTTTTTCAAACACGCTCTAGTCAGGGCACAGCGAAGGGAGGATGA
- the rpmF gene encoding 50S ribosomal protein L32, with protein MSICPKNKSSKARRDKRRANWKMAAPNLVKCSKCGALMMPHRVCKACGSYNKREIVSQEA; from the coding sequence ATGTCCATCTGTCCAAAGAATAAATCATCTAAAGCCAGAAGAGATAAAAGAAGAGCAAACTGGAAAATGGCTGCTCCGAACCTGGTAAAATGCAGCAAATGTGGTGCGCTGATGATGCCTCACAGAGTATGCAAAGCTTGTGGTTCCTACAACAAGAGAGAAATCGTTTCTCAGGAAGCTTAA
- a CDS encoding YceD family protein, which produces MLIDLSKLLTHEGKQQQVEILSSGDTFSCELGEFSYGENEPVMLTIKHKENQILSIRAEGQVAVWIPCSRCLEPVLVSCPVDYDEEIDMKLSEEERIEALDESSFIQNKELDTDKLLHNEILINWPMRVLCKEDCKGICSRCGANLNQGSCDCDTADLDPRMAVISDIFKNFKEV; this is translated from the coding sequence ATGCTGATTGATTTATCCAAATTACTGACTCATGAAGGAAAGCAACAACAGGTAGAAATATTGTCGTCAGGAGATACTTTTTCCTGTGAACTGGGTGAGTTTTCTTATGGAGAGAACGAGCCGGTGATGCTGACGATCAAGCACAAAGAGAATCAGATTCTGAGTATCCGTGCGGAAGGTCAGGTTGCTGTATGGATTCCATGTTCCAGATGTCTGGAGCCGGTGCTGGTATCATGTCCGGTCGATTATGACGAGGAGATTGATATGAAGCTGTCCGAGGAAGAACGGATTGAGGCATTGGATGAAAGCAGTTTTATCCAGAACAAAGAGCTGGATACCGATAAGCTGCTGCATAATGAAATACTAATCAATTGGCCAATGCGGGTACTCTGCAAAGAGGACTGTAAAGGAATCTGTAGCCGTTGTGGAGCAAATCTAAATCAGGGATCCTGTGATTGCGATACGGCAGATTTAGATCCCAGAATGGCTGTTATCAGTGATATATTTAAGAATTTTAAGGAGGTGTAA
- a CDS encoding acetate/propionate family kinase yields the protein MNVLVINCGSSSLKYQLINSDTEEVLAKGLCERIGIDGRLVYQKAGCDKEITEASMPTHKEAIQMVLDALTNDKTGAIASLKEVNAIGHRVVHGGEKFASSVVITDEVIQAVEECNDLAPLHNPANLIGIRVCGELMPGVPQVAVFDTAFHQTMPAKAYLYGLPLEYYKNYKVRRYGFHGTSHSFVSKRAVEFLGLNPEDSKVIVCHLGNGSSISAVVNGKCVDTTMGLTPLEGVVMGTRSGNIDPAIMEFIAKKENLDISQIMNVLNKKSGLFGLSGGLSSDFRDLNEAAEGGNQDAANAIDVLAYGIAKFVGGYVAAMNGVDAIVFTAGIGENAIPVREKVVSYLGYLGVTLDKDANGHRGEEIVISTPDSKVKVAVIPTNEELAICRETVALV from the coding sequence ATGAACGTATTAGTAATCAACTGCGGAAGTTCATCTCTGAAATATCAGCTGATCAACTCCGATACAGAAGAAGTTCTGGCAAAAGGTCTCTGTGAGAGAATCGGAATCGACGGAAGACTGGTATACCAGAAAGCAGGATGCGACAAAGAAATCACAGAAGCTTCCATGCCGACACATAAAGAAGCCATCCAGATGGTTCTGGATGCCCTGACCAATGATAAAACAGGTGCAATCGCAAGCCTGAAAGAAGTAAATGCAATCGGACACCGTGTCGTACACGGCGGAGAAAAATTTGCTTCTTCCGTAGTTATCACAGACGAAGTAATCCAGGCTGTAGAAGAGTGTAACGATCTGGCACCTTTGCACAACCCGGCAAACCTGATCGGTATCCGTGTATGCGGCGAACTGATGCCAGGTGTACCGCAGGTAGCAGTATTTGATACCGCTTTCCATCAGACCATGCCTGCAAAAGCATATCTGTACGGTCTGCCACTGGAATACTACAAGAACTACAAAGTAAGAAGATACGGTTTCCATGGTACAAGCCACAGCTTTGTATCCAAACGTGCCGTAGAATTCCTGGGACTGAACCCGGAAGACTCCAAAGTAATCGTTTGCCATCTGGGTAACGGATCTTCTATCAGTGCCGTAGTAAACGGAAAATGTGTAGATACCACCATGGGTCTGACTCCACTGGAAGGTGTTGTTATGGGAACCCGTTCCGGTAACATCGATCCGGCTATCATGGAATTCATCGCAAAGAAAGAAAACCTGGATATCTCCCAGATAATGAATGTACTGAATAAAAAATCCGGTCTGTTCGGTCTGTCCGGCGGTCTGTCAAGTGACTTCCGTGATCTGAACGAAGCAGCAGAAGGCGGAAACCAGGATGCAGCAAATGCAATCGATGTTCTGGCATACGGTATCGCAAAATTCGTTGGCGGCTATGTAGCAGCTATGAACGGTGTAGATGCGATCGTATTTACCGCAGGTATCGGTGAGAATGCAATTCCGGTACGTGAAAAAGTAGTAAGCTATCTGGGTTACCTGGGAGTTACACTGGACAAAGATGCAAACGGACACAGAGGAGAAGAAATCGTAATTTCTACTCCGGATTCCAAAGTAAAAGTTGCAGTAATCCCGACAAACGAAGAACTGGCTATCTGCCGTGAAACAGTAGCTCTGGTATAA
- the pta gene encoding phosphate acetyltransferase: MGFIDTIKARAKADKKVIVLPETEDRRTYEATAQILKEGIADVVLVGSEEAIKKGSEGLDISGAKIVDPATSEKTQGYIDKLVELRSKKGMTPEQAKEILLNQYLYYGVMMVKMGDADGMVSGACHSTADTLRPCLQILKTKPGTKLVSAFFLMVVPDCEYGANGTFVFADSGLNQNPNPEELAAIAASSAESFKLLVEEEPVVAMLSHSTKGSAKHADVDKVVEATRIAKEQNPDLKLDGEFQLDAAIVPSVGASKAPGSEVAGKANTLIFPDLDAGNIGYKLVQRLAKAEAYGPVTQGIAKPVNDLSRGCSAEDIVGVVAITAVQCQAE; the protein is encoded by the coding sequence ATGGGATTTATTGACACAATCAAAGCAAGAGCAAAAGCTGATAAAAAAGTAATTGTACTTCCGGAAACCGAAGACAGAAGAACATATGAAGCAACTGCACAGATCCTGAAAGAAGGAATCGCAGATGTTGTTCTGGTTGGTAGCGAAGAAGCAATCAAAAAAGGCAGTGAAGGACTGGATATTTCCGGTGCAAAGATCGTAGATCCTGCTACATCCGAAAAAACACAGGGATATATTGACAAACTGGTAGAACTGAGAAGCAAAAAAGGTATGACACCGGAACAGGCAAAAGAGATCCTGTTAAACCAGTATCTGTACTACGGTGTTATGATGGTTAAGATGGGCGATGCAGACGGAATGGTATCCGGTGCATGCCATTCTACCGCAGATACACTGAGACCGTGTCTGCAGATCCTGAAAACAAAACCGGGAACAAAACTGGTATCTGCATTCTTCCTGATGGTAGTTCCGGATTGCGAATATGGCGCAAACGGTACTTTCGTATTTGCAGATTCCGGACTGAACCAGAACCCGAATCCGGAAGAACTGGCAGCTATCGCAGCTTCCTCTGCAGAATCCTTCAAACTGCTGGTTGAAGAAGAACCTGTAGTAGCTATGTTGTCCCATTCTACCAAAGGCAGTGCAAAACATGCCGATGTAGATAAAGTTGTAGAAGCTACAAGAATCGCAAAAGAACAGAATCCGGATCTGAAACTGGACGGAGAATTCCAGCTGGATGCTGCTATCGTACCGAGCGTTGGTGCTTCCAAGGCTCCGGGAAGTGAAGTAGCAGGAAAAGCAAACACTCTGATCTTCCCTGATCTGGATGCAGGAAACATCGGATACAAACTGGTACAGAGACTGGCAAAAGCAGAAGCATACGGACCTGTAACACAGGGTATCGCAAAACCTGTAAACGACCTGTCCCGTGGATGCTCAGCAGAAGATATCGTTGGTGTTGTTGCAATCACAGCAGTACAGTGCCAGGCTGAATAA
- a CDS encoding tRNA(Met) cytidine acetate ligase has product MKIAGIIAEYNPFHTGHAYHIQKTRELTGADYIVVVMSGDFVQRGAPALYSKHLRTRMALLGGADLVFELPATHACESAEFFAQSAVGLLDGLGCVDVLSFGSESGDIEPFLQLGAFLATETPEYQNLLKKYLKKGESFPKARSLALQELLSDTDTDTGTFLQTPNNILGVEYCKALCRRNSPIRPFTVKREGNAYHEESLKEQFPSASAIRALWKSADCKMSDSTVSSCFPPAISALLSQTFSCPQFLDEEDFSPYLRWLLFSTDKAQLASYQDVTPDFVQRLFHTRGSYESWGQYAALLKTRELTYSRICRMLMHCLLQISDVPPLSYARLLGFRRQASPVLSALKKHSSIPFITKAADASSLLSDESAAVFAKNVEVSNLYESVWCEKYHTPFVHEYQKPLIILP; this is encoded by the coding sequence ATGAAAATTGCCGGAATCATCGCGGAATATAATCCGTTTCACACAGGACATGCCTATCATATACAGAAAACAAGAGAACTTACAGGAGCCGATTATATCGTCGTTGTCATGAGCGGAGATTTTGTACAGCGGGGAGCACCCGCCTTGTATTCCAAGCATCTGCGCACTCGGATGGCACTTCTCGGCGGTGCGGACCTGGTCTTCGAACTGCCGGCAACCCATGCCTGCGAGAGTGCGGAATTCTTTGCGCAGAGTGCCGTCGGACTGCTTGACGGACTCGGCTGTGTGGATGTTCTTTCTTTTGGAAGCGAAAGCGGAGACATCGAACCGTTTTTACAGCTCGGAGCTTTTCTTGCCACCGAGACGCCGGAATATCAGAATCTTTTAAAAAAATATCTGAAGAAAGGTGAATCCTTCCCCAAAGCGCGCAGTCTTGCCCTTCAGGAGCTGCTTTCGGACACCGATACAGATACCGGAACCTTTTTGCAGACGCCGAATAATATTCTCGGTGTGGAATACTGTAAGGCACTCTGCCGACGGAACAGTCCGATCCGGCCGTTTACGGTGAAACGCGAAGGAAACGCCTATCACGAGGAATCATTAAAAGAACAGTTTCCTTCTGCTTCCGCTATCCGTGCCCTGTGGAAATCTGCGGACTGCAAGATGTCAGATTCTACTGTATCTTCCTGTTTTCCGCCCGCCATATCTGCGCTTCTTTCGCAGACTTTCTCCTGCCCGCAGTTTCTGGATGAGGAGGATTTTTCTCCTTATCTTCGCTGGCTTCTGTTTTCGACAGACAAAGCACAGCTGGCTTCTTATCAGGATGTCACACCGGACTTTGTGCAGCGTCTTTTTCACACCAGAGGTTCTTATGAGAGCTGGGGACAATATGCGGCACTTTTAAAGACGCGGGAACTTACCTACAGCCGAATCTGCCGGATGCTGATGCACTGTCTGCTGCAGATTTCCGATGTGCCGCCTCTTTCCTACGCCCGCCTGCTCGGTTTCCGCCGTCAGGCATCACCGGTACTCTCCGCACTCAAAAAGCACAGTTCCATCCCGTTCATTACAAAGGCAGCGGATGCATCTTCCCTGTTGTCCGACGAATCCGCTGCTGTTTTTGCAAAAAATGTGGAGGTTTCCAATCTTTACGAGAGTGTCTGGTGTGAAAAATATCACACCCCGTTTGTGCATGAATATCAGAAACCTCTTATCATTCTTCCCTGA